ACAATTAGACATCATACTCGTAATTTCAACGATCCAATTGCAAGATTGATTACCCAAGTCAATTTATGAGTTAATCaataaatgatttttatcttCAAACCCCATTTGGAAAGGCGAATGCAAGAGAAATCATACAAAAGTGCTCGGATACTAGGACGCCCCAAAAAAAGATATAAGGTGCTAAAAAATGATCGAATTGGTTGAATAGGATCACTATGGCTACAAGCTTTATATTGGTAAATTTTCGTTTTAATTATCTGGAATAATGCATGTTACAATCAACTCTAATGTATGCAATGAGAAATAACTTTTATAGTCTCATAAAATTTCTATACATATGTAGCGATAAGTACttctttatctttaattaaaaactCTGACTTCGAGTTCTAGATATGAAATCATCTTTGATAAAGAACATTTTAGTTCTAATGTTGTAAGTGGAACTTTCCAACGCGAATCTacccaaattattttaattgaattccAAATATCGGGTGAAAATCTGTGACTAGcccaaacatgaaaaattatatGGGCCAGCCCAATATACACATGGGCTTTCATCTAATTATCCATTTTACATAAATTAGAGGCTGAAAAAATCTCAGCAATTCGCCATTTTTCAAATCTAGGGTTTTCACTCTTTCACCAGAGCTTCTCAAGCGTTTCTCCAATGGCGGCGAAGAAGACAATCCGAAACCCAGAGCTAATCCGTGGCGTCGGAAAGTTCTCACGTTCCAAAATGTACCATAAGAAGGGTTTATGGGCAATTAAGAAGAAAAACGGCGGCAAATTACCCCTCCACGAGAAAAAACCCGCCGCCGCCGTCGCCGCTGTAAAGCCACCAAAATTCTACCCTGCCGATGACGTGAAAAAGCCCCTTGTTAACAAACACAAGCCAAAACCTACAAAGCTTAGGGCAAGTATTACACCTGGAACCGTGTTGATTATCCTTGCTGGTAGGTTTAAGGGAAAGAGAGTTGTGTTTTTGAAGCAGCTTACTTCTGGATTGCTTCTTGTTACTGGTCCGTTTAAGCTTAATGGAGTTCCATTGAGACGTGTGAATCAAGCTTATGTTATTGGTACCTCGACGAAGGTTGATGTTTCTGGAGTGAATGTGGAGAAGATTGATGATAAGTATTTTGCTAAGCAGGTTGAGAAGAAGCAGAAGAAGGGAGAAGGAGAGTTTTTTGAAGACAAGAAAGAGGTTTGTTTGTTTGTTCATTTTCTGCTTAAATTTGTCTCCTTTTTCTGAAATTCTGTATTTTTCACTCAATTGGACTTAGTATTATACAGTGGTATACTCCCTCCATTACTATTTGTTTGTCCTATTTTGATTCGACACAGAGTTTATTAAATATATGACAAATGTAACAAAATGCTCTTTAATCTTGCGGTGAAGTAACTAAAGTAATGATATAAAAGAGTagcagacaaacaaattgaaaccgAGGGAATAGTAGCGTATATGCTGTTTGAATGTTGCAATGATGTAGTACTTATTAGTGAGCTTTTGGTACATGAAGATATTTATAGTCATGGGACTTAGTATAGATATCGGATTTATTAGAACGATTGTAGTGTGTGTGATTAACTTGCTTTGGGGATGAATGTATTAATAGCTTATATGTTGTGGGAGTGTTGAAATTCTGAAGATGGCGCTACTTATTGTTCGCGAGTGTTTAGTATATGAAGATATTTATTGTTAGTAAAAAGTAACTAATGAAATGAACATCACATTTAGAAGTCTATTTTCTATACAATTTAGAGAAAAATGGAATTGTGTTGTTATGATCTTGATTAGAGATGGTTTTAGCATTTACTTTCGATAAAAAAGTTCTGACttttagttaaatatatattggtgagaaCTGATGCACTCGCTACTCCCTTGTAATAGTGAGTACGCGCTTTGTTTAACCTACATTGTTAAAATTCTTCAGCTTTGTGTAATCTAATTTGATGCGGGAGAAGAcatttgagaattgtttgaTTTAAATGTGGTTTGTATTCGTTTGTTGAATGCAGGAGAAGAATGTGCTTCcacaagaaaagaaagatgaGCAGAAAGCTGTGGACGTTGCATTGCTCAAGACCATTGGAGGAATTCCTGAATTGAAGGCGTATTTGTCTGCAAGGTTCTCGTTGAAGTCAGGCATGAAACCACACGAGCTTGTGTTCTAAAGGAAGAACACCTACAACATTTCTGTTGAAACTGATTTTTGTGACTACTATTTTTCTGTTTTCTTCGGTTTGAACTTACGTTAAGAGTTCATATCGAGTATAAACATCTTTAATTAGAATTTGCAATATGGGAATTTTCTTGTTTATCCTTCTGATATTATGCAATTTGTGTTCTTTATACTATCTGTTCAAATCTGAGCTCAATGATATCTTTTCTGCCTTGTCAAGATTTTCTTCCTATGTATACTGAAGCTATATGTTACCAAGATGAGTGTTAAGTTGGGTACTCTTCTTCTTGACTGCCATTGTGGCTGTAGCTTATATGTGATGACTATATCGAGAAGTTTAAGTGGCGGGTTGTTGTTGATCTGTTCACATATCTGCTTACCGATCTTCTTACATTGTGCATACCTCTTGAGAAGGGGAATTGCAGGAAATGGTGTAGTATTTTGGCTCGTTGGTAAGCCCTTCGTTATCACCAATGATCTCTACACTTCTTGCTCACTCTGCTGGTTCATTTTGGGTTGCTTCCATAGTTCTTCAATCTATGTATCAGGTGATTCTTGAGTTATCTATCGGAAACAATCTTTCTAGGTTCACAAGGTAGGATGAGGCTGCGGACACACCACCCTCTACAAACCTAACTAATGAGACTACTCTGGGGTTGTATATACTACTATTTTGAAATTGTTCTAGAGGTACTAGTAACTTTGCAAAAGTTAAAATGTCTCTTCAAAAAATGTTATAATTGTTACATTCATTGTCTTTTTTGACTATATTGATGAAATGGATTGCAAAGACAGCTCACTACCAAAGCTTACTTTGCTCTCACCTGTTTGCTTTCTATTATAGTGAAAAATCTTTCACTTCACGATAGCAAGAACCTCGATAGTCTTCTCAACCAGATAGTGTAACTAAAGAGATTCCTTCTTATTTATCCAAAGGATAACTATATATTATGTTACCTATTTTTAATGAATGTAAAATAAGGTGAGCTAAaccatatttattttgaaatgtaGTTAAAAATATCCGTGACGAAATAAATTTACTCTAAATTTACTATTCGCTCTGTAATgtcaatacaaatatatatactagGTAATgtcaatacatatatataatttgaatttcatcTAAAATTTACTTTGACTATCACATCGAAAATCCACATACAAATTCAATCACAATCTCTTGATAACATAATGATGGATAATATACATCAAAGCCAAAAGTTTAGGTTTCAAAAGTTTAAACTTGCACAAAAATCATACGAACGATTAGGTGATCGAATTGTCAATTCcaccaagtcatttatgacttgagATCgatataggaacgctctaaataCCGAAAAAacacagaaagaaaaaaaaaacctagaaaatcattataaatatgatataaaatataacataatcAAACATTTTTGACGGAAAATATTTTCGTACGAACACACCCATCATCACAATTTCTTTTTGAGTCTCCAATAACTAATTCATTACAAGTCATAATATTCTCCTtgtattttctcaattttctctCACCCacaaatttttacttttacattTCTTATACAGATCCCGATGAGCTTTTTCTTCCCTATATAAATACTCCTTCCCTCTTCCCTCCATctctcacatttttttttaaatcacttTCACTTCACGCAATTTTAAGCTTTCGTTTCAGTTCACGCTCTTTGTTGAAAAACTTCATACTACAGATCGGAAAAACTCAATTCTCTTCTACAATAATGTCTCCAGTGCCTGCTCTCAGTCCTGCTGATGCCGAGAAGCTAGCTAATCTCAAATCTGCTGTTTCCAGCCTTACTCAAATCAGgcaagtttttttgttttttttggagATTATACGTAGTTTTGCTTAGATTTACCTGCTCTAAATGCTAGGATCAATTTCTATGATTATCAGTTTCTCGATTTCTGGAGGTTTCATTGATATATGATAGCAGCATTgcgttttttctattttttctcagtttttcgatgcttttgttcattttttgatCCGgagctgatttttttttttttgcagtgaTAATGAGAAATCTGTATTTATTATGTGTGTGTGAATACGCGTAGTTTTGGTTAGATTTACTTGCTCTGCATGCTAGTATCGATTTCAATGTATCTCAGTTTTCTCTATTTCTCGCGGTTTCATTGCTACACGATATCAGCATtgcgttttttttttctatttttctcaaTTGCTTGATGTTAGTTCATTTTTTGATCTGGAGTAGTTTTGCTTGATTTACTTGCTGCATGTTATTATCATCTTTGATGTATCTCAATTTTCTCTATTTCTGGCGGTTTCATTGCTTCACGATAGCAGCATTGTCGtttttttctcttctatttTTCACAATTTCTCGatgtttgtttatttatttttggatttgTACTTGATATAGTGTGAACCTTTTTCTTTTGCAGTGATGATGAGAAATTCAATTTTCCATTCTGATTTCCTCTGTGTGTGTAGTTTTGCTGGATTTGCTCTGCATGATAGCATCATTTCTTATTTATCTCAGATTATCCATTTCTGGATCCATTGCTCATTTAGTATGGTTTTCCTAGATTTTGCTTGCTGCATGATAGTGTCATTTGCTTTTGAATTGTTCGATCTTATCCAGACctgatgttttttatttttttaaatttttttttgtgttttctgGTCTGATTGTTTTTACGGAGTTCTTATTTTTTGCAGTGATAATGAGAAATCTGGATTTCTTAACCTTGTCACTCGCTACCTAAGGTACAATTGGATATATCTCTGTTTACTGCTTGTTGTAGTTAgtgctaattatttttaattaactgAACTTTAGAATGTGGTTAATCTAATGCCCAATTTCTTGAGTGGATTTGTGACAGTGTTAGGTGATTTAAGGTAGTGATGTATTAGTGtttattgattttgatgatCTCGGATATGGTTTAAGTTTTAGAGGAGATAAGTCTAGATTCTAGCTTGTGAAACTCAAACAAGAGCAGATAAACTCATGATCTATTTTGGCATTTGAATTGTAGTGGTGAGGCACAACATGTCGAGTGGAGTAAGATCCAGACGCCAACTGATGACGTGGTGGTGCCTTATGACAAGTTAGCACCTCTCTCTGAAGGTATTATGATTTGCTAAATTGCTCTTCTTGTATTGATTGGCTACTGTATTGAGGAGTGAGAATTAGTGGCAGATGTGTATATAAATTGgtatttatttgtttgtgcGTGTGCGCACacatgtttttaaaattatttttatatttgtatacatgGTAAGTAATGAGTCTAGTTGAATTTGCACTGAGGAGCTAGATCTGCCTTTGTTGTGAATTGAAACTGTTTCTGAAGAAGCTTCACTATCTTGATCATTGCAGATCCCGCGGAAACAAAGAAGCTCTTAGACAAACTTGTTGTCCTGAAGCTCAATGGAGGCTTGGGAACAACAATGGGGTGCACCGGTCCCAAGTATGTATTTGCCACAAATATAGCAGTTATTTTGTCTAAGTTCTAACAGGGTTATGCTATAGATGTGGATTATACTTTTGTTTTCATTACTGGACTTAAACTCATGTTTGTCAGCACATATTGTTCCAAGTATCTTTCTGTTCTATTACATGTCACTGGAGAGTGAGTACTGTTGGTGGATCCAGAGCAGTGTTCTGAATCTTCTGCCTTTTTCTTGGCaacattattttattgattcaTCAGTGAGGTTCCAAGAAACTTTCTGAATGGTATGCTGAATCTTGTTAGgagtactattttattttaccttCACATGATACccttctttcaatctttttaccTTACACATGCCCTCAATGAAGGCTATAAAGTGATAAAACTTGGTTATTGGTTTCTCTTTCTACTCTGTGTTTGATTGTTTTCTAACGCTTTGAGTCATCAAACATGAATAGAAACTACTTATTGGGTTGATTTGATGTCATTTCCTACTGCAGCTTGTATCATTTGGATATGAAACAGTTCAAATGCTGCCTGCAACTAGATAGAATTTGGCAGAATTATAATACTGAATGATCAATACTAAACCACTTTTCTGCAAGTGCCACCTTTTCAAGAATACAGAtaggagaaataaaaaaaagggcaTCCTGGTGCACAAAGCATCCCGCATTAGCAGGGTCCAGGGAAGGGCCATCTCCCAAGGGATGTGATGTAGATAGGAGAAATATGATGGTTAATTTATAAGTAGATCAGATTTTACATTTGTTGGCAGCCAAGGCGCTACCTCCTTACCTTTTACCTTTGTGGTGTTTATGATGATGCATGGGTTCTTGAGAAGTTTGTCTAGATATGTTAAACACCTCTCCTTTCTCATCATAAAATGGAAGTTTTAGCTGGGTTGTTTATCGATCTTTATATCTTCTCAGAGTCTGAAGTTTGTATTTCTTCCATGCAGATCAGTTATTGAAGTTCGTAATGGTTTGACATTCCTTGATTTGATTGTCAAACAAATTGAGGTATCTATGATTTTATGGATCAATTTAGTTCACCAtgatgttttatatatatttaccaACAAAAGGATGCTGTCTGTAGGCTCTCAATACCAAGTATGGATGCACTGTTCCCCTGCTTTTGATGAATTCATTCAACACCCATGATGATACAGCAAAGGTGAAATAATATCATTGTGATGCATAGTAATCCATGATTGTTCTCCAGTGTTTGGATTTGATTCAACTGCTGATTTTGCCTTTGCATTCTCTATGTAGATTGTAGAAAAATATTCAAACTCAAACATTGAGATTCACACATTCAATCAGGTTAGTGGGGCTTAACATCAATGATATTAAGTATCGACTAGCTTGTTTTTTCACCCAAAATTTTGGATTTGAATAGGTTTATTTATTCTTTCATCTTTAAATTTTTGTAGAGTCAGTATCCTCGTATGGTTATTGAGGACTTTGCTCCACTTCCTTGCAAAGGCAATGCTGGCAAAGATGGATGGTATTTAAACTGTTTAATGTGTGGACTTTGTGATTACAATTAAAAAATGGAATCAACTCACCATTTGaaacatttacaaaaaaattcttGTGGCTGTTATACTGAATTATAATGACAAAATCTGCATCTTAATGATCATCTTTTCAGTGATGATTCAGTTAGTCTAACTGCTCTTTCTTAAGTTATTAATTTCACGCTCTTTTCTTGTCACTTAAGTTAAAACCTGTAATTGATGATGAAGTTTTCCTCCTTCAAGCTGCATCTATACTTGTTCTTGTAGTTAtcggaaaataaaaaaaatctgtaCTCGTGTTGTCTGTGGCCACGTATGCTACTATGTTTGCTGCTGCTAGAATGAGAGTGCAAATTCTGATTCATTTGGCTTTTTTGTGACATAAATCATTCTTCATAAAGAAATCCATTTCAAACATAGGCTAAGACTATCGAATTCTTAATTCATCATACTGAATCTCAACTGGAGTAGATTGTGCATGGGTTCTGATCGTCTGGTCCTGTTCTTGTactacttttttattttgttggtttCATTTTAGCATTTCGCTCAGCTAATGCAGTGTTCACATGTACAGGAACCCCCCAGGTCATGGTGATGTTTTTCCTTCTTTGATGAATAGTGGCAAGCTTGATGCACTTTTATCGAAGGTTCTGCTCTTCATGTTACTGCATTTTTCTGATTCTGCCTTGCATTGGGCTggtcttttttatatttactgTTTGTGTAACAatggctaatttttttttttcaatctgtTACAGGGAAAGGAATATGTCTTTGTTGCCAACTCAGATAATTTGGGCGCTGTGGTTGATTTGAGTATCCTTGCTATGATTCTCAAATGTGATTGAAAGCCTGAGTTCATTTATTAACATCCCAATCATAAGAAGCTTCCAATAGTGATAAGACTTTTCTCAATCACCGCCAAGTGCAATTTAGTTTCCTTAATTCAACATTACagaaatcctaaatcatttGATCCAGAACAAGAATGAGTACTGCATGGAGGTAATGACTGTAATGCCTTTTAAGGCTGTGTGTTTGGTAGGTAAAAACTGTTTCTAGTTTCTGTAGTTTTAAATCTTGACAATTTTTGCAGGTGACACCAAAAACACTAGCTGATGTTAAAGGTGGCACCCTAATCTCTTACGACGGAAAAGTACAGGTATGTGACCTTTCCCAAAAAAGATGTAGGATGTTGAGGTTATTTGCTATAACATTCTTGTCTGTGCATTTCATCACCTGAAGATGTAAATATTTCAAACAACATTAGGACCACCACCCGTATCTTTTCTCCTTCACTAGAACAACTGAGTACTAGTTTTACAGGGGTTAAGGGTGACATCAATTGGTCAAATCTCCAGTTATGAGGATTTTCATCATGTGTCCTAACCCTTCCCATCCCTCCTGCCTACCCCACACAGGGGTCCAAGAAAAGGTAGCACCTGCGAAGTGAAATGTACTTCCTTTGCAGTACTTCTAATCACCACAGTTCCAGCCTATTATGCTTGCTGTTAAACAGCATTTGCAAACCTATGATGGATGTCCAAATTCAAGTGTTCAGTTACTCTTTTTGGTTTTCCCTTTTTGTGAGAGCTTAGGGTAATTGTTTTGCTACATTAAAGCTATCAATTTATGAGTGAATTTCACACAACTTGCTTATTAAGCTTCTGTTTTGTGTGGTGGTGCAGCTTTTGGAAATAGCTCAAGTTCCTGATCAACATGTGAGTCATGCCTCTTCTATTTCTTCTATTGCTATTATAGTATGCATTGCGTTGCAGATGTTGAATTGCAGCTGACATTAAGGGATAGAGagcaaaaacaataaataaaaaaagttaaagaacATTTCAAATGACTGATTATGTGTCAATACATTGTCAATTTTTTCAAGTTGTACTGTGACATACAGCTCAATCATTAGCCGACATGTTTATCCAATTCTGATGAAATtatctcatttttatttcaCTCACCGTTCTGTTTGATGCTCTGCATGAAACTGTTATGAATACACCTGAAGATTGCCAGAGGGTTTCAAATATACTTTCACTCGAGTTATCTAATTGGATTAGCTCAAATGGCTGAGTAACTCTACTAACGATAGACCTGATAGTTCTTTGTCTGAAAAATCTAGTTTCCTCTGCAATTCCTTTCTATCAAGATGTTTCTCTCAAATGAAATAGCTAATTCTGTTGCATGTATTTTATATGTAAACATTAAAAGTTGTGAGCTGCTCAATGTTCCTCCTAGATTAGTATTTGCTGCTATTATTCAAACAAGATTAGTTAGTTGACATTTTTCTTGTAGTCGTATCCAATTTCGTTTTTCCTTCTAACCTTACCGTGCATGTGATTCTTTCTAATCCATCCTGGAGGTGGCACATCTGATGTATAAGAAACTTGTTTGTTACAGGTCAATGAATTTAAGTCAATAGAGAAGTTCAAGATTTTTAACACCAACAACTTGTAAGTTGAGACGTCTTTTTTAACCTACTCTAAGCTTTATGTTCTTACTTCCTTTTCCTTTGAAACGTGAACTGATTGAACCCTTGGCTATACAAACAGATGGGTGAATTTAAATGCTGTTAAAAGACTTGTAGAAGCAGATGCACTCAAGATGGAGATAATTCCAAACCCCAAGGTATCATTTTCTGCTAGTTGAGGCTGAAGTTGAATGTTTCAGTACTTCGCATAAGATCGCAATGTAGCTAAGTTGATTTGCAGGAAGTAGATGGGATTAAAGTTCTTCAACTTGAAACTGCTGCTGGTGCTGCAATTAGGGTATCCCAAAATCTTAACCTCATGCCTTTAAATCATTAATGTCATTCCTTAAGTCTTGATAATTTCGTTGAACTGTTTCCTCTTTCTGATGAAGTTTGGCTAAGcatttacattttttcttttcttttctttaccagttCTTTGATCAGGCTATTGGAGCTAATGTTCCTCGATCTCGTTTCCTTCCAGTGAAAGCAAGTTCAGATCTACTTCTTGTCCAGGTTAATTTCTGTGTTTGTCATGATTACCGATAAAATTCATCCCCTGTTAATCAATGTTCTTTAGTATGCTAACTCACCTGCATAATTTTTACAGTCTGATCTTTACACCTTGACTAATGATGGCTATGTCATCCGCAATCCAGCCAGGGCTAATCCTTCTAACCCTTCTATTGAGTTGGGACCTGAATTCAAGAAGGTTGAGCTTACTTCCTGAAATTAGATTTAACTTGGTAGATTTGTTAGTCTTTCGT
The DNA window shown above is from Solanum stenotomum isolate F172 chromosome 6, ASM1918654v1, whole genome shotgun sequence and carries:
- the LOC125867678 gene encoding 60S ribosomal protein L6-like encodes the protein MAAKKTIRNPELIRGVGKFSRSKMYHKKGLWAIKKKNGGKLPLHEKKPAAAVAAVKPPKFYPADDVKKPLVNKHKPKPTKLRASITPGTVLIILAGRFKGKRVVFLKQLTSGLLLVTGPFKLNGVPLRRVNQAYVIGTSTKVDVSGVNVEKIDDKYFAKQVEKKQKKGEGEFFEDKKEEKNVLPQEKKDEQKAVDVALLKTIGGIPELKAYLSARFSLKSGMKPHELVF
- the LOC125869075 gene encoding UTP--glucose-1-phosphate uridylyltransferase-like gives rise to the protein MSPVPALSPADAEKLANLKSAVSSLTQISDNEKSGFLNLVTRYLSGEAQHVEWSKIQTPTDDVVVPYDKLAPLSEDPAETKKLLDKLVVLKLNGGLGTTMGCTGPKSVIEVRNGLTFLDLIVKQIEALNTKYGCTVPLLLMNSFNTHDDTAKIVEKYSNSNIEIHTFNQSQYPRMVIEDFAPLPCKGNAGKDGWNPPGHGDVFPSLMNSGKLDALLSKGKEYVFVANSDNLGAVVDLKILNHLIQNKNEYCMEVTPKTLADVKGGTLISYDGKVQLLEIAQVPDQHVNEFKSIEKFKIFNTNNLWVNLNAVKRLVEADALKMEIIPNPKEVDGIKVLQLETAAGAAIRFFDQAIGANVPRSRFLPVKASSDLLLVQSDLYTLTNDGYVIRNPARANPSNPSIELGPEFKKVASFLSRFKSIPSIIELDSLKVTGDVYFGAGITLKGNVTVNAKSGVKLEIPDGAVIANKDVNGPEDI